CAAACTGACTCCAGATTCTGTTGACAGTGTTGTTCTCAACCCTGATGGTTCTTGGAAAGCGGTGGAAGGAGAAAGCTTACTGGATAgtgatgacgatgatgattATCCAAAAGCGCCGGGTGAGCAAAGAGCTTCCAGTAGTGTCCCTGCTCAGAAGCCTGGTGATGATGCTATTGAAATCATATCACTTGATAGTGATAGTGAACCCGAAGATGCACCTGGCTcagcaccagcaccagcaccagcaccagcaccagcaccagcaccagcaccagcatcagcaccagcaccagcatcagcaccagcaccagcaTCAGCATCAGCACCAGCATCAGCATCAGCTGTTGCGCCGCAACCCGCTCAAAAAGAATCGACTGCATTAACATTTCAGGAAATTGTGAGAGGTATTGTTGCAGAGGATGACCAACGCGCCTCTGAAAaccaagaaagaattgaatcTGCCCCTCCCGGGGCTGCCGCTACATCTACGAATGTAGCCGAGAAGTCTTCAGTAGATTCCGCAGCTGAAAATTTAAATGTGGCTTCTGCTGGAATGTCGGCTCGTAATCAAGTATCACAAGAGGTCACGTCAAGGCTTCAAGCACAAGTCAACACCAATTCAATGGAAGAGGGAGAAGACACGGAAGAAGAGACTATAGTCGCCAGGCCAAGGCGGCGTCCGATCATAAGCGAAGCTGATGATGGCGAAACACCTGCTCTTAGTTCTGCCACTCCCATTCCAAACCATAATGATGCCATGGAGCAAGACGAGCAGAGTATTGAACGCAACGTTGCATCCAGTGAGCTGAAAACAACCGAATCAATTACCGAACATAATGAGAATGTTGACATAAGCATGGAGGACGCTGAGCAGGCGCCGCCTTCCCAAGCATCAAATGGAACCAATTCATCAGCAACTAACTTTAATCCAACAACCCTAGTGGGAGATGGCACACTATCGGTTCCAAAAGACAGTCTCTCTATAAACAATCCAGGCCCACTCATAGCACCAGAGACAAATGCTCCAGAAGCTAATACTAGGCCGAATGTCGAAGCTGGCTCTCTGACAGCAAGTGCATCGAATAGTGTTCTCTGTGGCCAAGCTATAGAAAAAAGTTCAACCAACATGGGTACGTCTATTGAGAATAACCTTCCAGTGGTCACTTCGGCGCCGCCTAATGAAGCTGAATATATGAAAGCAATGAGAACCCTCAGCGGCGCTCATTCCAACGGTAATCCGTTTGCCTCAAATACAATTTCCACCCTTCAACCTGGGAAAGCGAATGATGAAAGGCCATCGATAAGTTCGTTCTCAAGTATGAGACTGCTTTTTCTGAAGGACTCCACACAACAATCCGCGAACAGTGATAGAACGACGACCACCCCGAGCTACTCCCAGCTTGTCAATGACTCTCGAGCTAAAATTAATGCGTACAACTTATCACAGATGGGGATGGTGGCGCCTAGTGGGCCAAGGTCTGTCAATCACTATCAAATCTTTCCTCAGCATGGGCCGGGCTTTGAGGCCAAACTTGGAGGTCAGCTTGGTATTATGAGGTCTAACAGTGTCTCGTCGTGTCCAGCGTCAAATCAATCGACAGATCACAGAATCAATACAAGGCCGCTTGTTCCAAATGCTGCAGATGCACATTTAAACAAGTTTGGTGTGTTAAGAACCCCCACAAAAAGATCCAATTCGGAGGGAGGACCTTCTCAAGTGGTTGAGCCCACTGCCGCATCGCCATCTGTCACGAAAACAGTCGCGGAGCTCCTAAATAATGTACATGATATACAGCGAGCACAAGAGGCTCTGAGAAATTTGACAGAGTCAGAGaaacagcaacaacaaccatTCGGACGAATCAatatcaattcattgacaaaTGACAATGTCTCTCTGAGAAATCCTGCTCCAACTCAAAATGATACCTTGACTAAAACTACTCAGGAGCGTGACAACAGGGCCGCTCCAGCTATTAATCCATACCTGAACGAGCGCAGATCAGTTGTTGGTAGCAAGGGCTATAATTCGTCGATGCAATCAGTTTTTGTCTCCCCTGTTGGGTCTGCTATTCAGAATCTCTCAGTCGAAAGCCCTGCAAATAGAAAACGCCAGGGAACAGAGGGCACAGAGCACGAGCGTGGCGCCAGCAAGAGACCCAACCAATCGCCATCAATGCCTAGGACAGTGGCGGTGCCAATTGTGCCTGTTCCCCCACCTCCATCTCCACCTCCGCCCAGAACAGTGGCCAAAGCGCCTACCGTGCCACCAGCGCCGGCTGCGCCAGTAGTTGCGACAATTGGGTCTGTTCAACAGACCGCAAAAAACAGTAAACGCAAGTTTGATCTTTCCGAGATCGATCAGGCAGAAGTAATTGAGCTTGACTAATGGTCTTTGCCAATGCTTCGCGGCTTGCATTGTATTATAGTATTATAGTAATGTATTTAATGGAACATGGAAATGTCCCGGTCACTAAGCTTCGTTATCGTTATTTATTGCAATAATTTACATTATGGTCACTCCATGATGACTAGTGTACATGGTTATTACGGGGAAGAACGAGCGTAGAGTTCCAGCCCATGAGCTTTTCAATTTAGAGGTTTTTTcgcattttttttcttcaattctttcctTTTCTTCGCAGCGTGAGATCTGCAACTGCCACATTGTGAACGTGAACAGTCTTACATAGGACTTGGCCCCAAGTAGTCCTCCTTTATACTTCCAATGGCATAGATCTCATTGACGTCGGTTCTCGTACCTACAATCTTCAACCGCACGCGCGAGCCCTTCTCGATGGTCTCGTCCGGACTCACGTACGCAGGCGGGTTTGCGCTGGGATTGAACTTCATGTCGGACGAAATCAAGTGTGTACTGACAAACACAGACAACGGCCCCACGTCCGCGAAAAAACCCATCTTGTTGACCGTGGTCACCACCGCATCGACAACTTCGCCCTTGAACGGCTTCCACACCACCGCCCTATACTTGACCTCGAACTCTGCCAGGCCCGAACCAGGAATGATTCTTCCTCTACCTACATCGATGTTCATGCAATCCAAAACACACACAATGTATCCGAATTGACCCGTGCACGTTCCCTCCACGTCGCTCAATAGTTTGTCTCGCAAGTATTGGTCCATCTGGGGTCCAAAGTAGGACGGATGGAGGGTTAGGTTGAGTGACAAGTCTTTAAGGAAAAACATCTGGGTTAGTGACGATCTGGGGTGCGGATGACGGGGTATTTATATGTTTTCGAGAATGCCGGATATGAGCCCTGGGGATGGTCGACTACTAGTTCGCACACTGGTGGTTTCGCAGTGTTTGTGCCTGCGTTGGAGAAAGACACTTAGTTCACTGGTGAGGTGTGGAAAAGTGGGAGGTGCCAGTGCGTCCTGCAGGAAAGAGCGTCTCCCTCACATTAGACCTCCAtacaaatttttcagtaaCCTACTCCATACCTCCAACAACCACCTCTGTTTGGGTATTTTTCCGGTGgaattttcgaattttcaGTCGCATCGCTCTTTGGCTGTAACGTATAAGGGCCTAGACTCGTTGGAACACCCGTACCTCCGGAACTCTCTCTGCAAAACTCCCACTATCACCTtccacagaagaaacacaaaccaCATCCTAAATGTCACAGAGAATTGGTAGCGCTGCCACAGCCTTCACCCGCACATGGCACCACGTGGACGTTGCCAACGACCCCAGATCGTTGGGTCGTTTGGCTGCCAGTATAGCCATCACTTTACAAGGAAAACACAAACCCACCTTTTCGCCCAACAGAGACCATGGCGACTACGTGGTGGTCACCAACTGCTCGCATATGAAGGTGAGCGGAAACAAGCTCACCGATAAGACTTACTGGTCGCACACCACGAGGCCCGGTTCGTTGAAGTTGGTTCCTATGGAACGTATGGTCGAGAATAAGGGTTTCGGCTGGGTGTTGCAGAAGGCCGTGCGTGGTATGATTCCTAAAAATAAGCTCAGACTAGCCCGTCTCGATAGATTGAAGGTGTTCAACGGAGACGACCATCCATACAAGGAGAACTTGATTGCGTTTGCCGATGAGATGAACGAGGTCAGAGAGAAGATCGAGCAgttggagaaaaaggagGTCGAGATGGCTAGTCTCAGAGAGGCCTACTTGAAGCAAAACTAATCTTGTACATACTTCGGGTTCTTCTGCTAGATGGAAGATGCCCACCCACAATACACTACATTAAGAAAGAAATACTCTAAGAATCATGGACCAGCGCCACTGGAATTTACAAGTCGAAGTACCGaattttgatcaaatttaCTGGTATTTAGAATTAGCGAAGCTCAATCAGATTTACTGAAATTAACAAGTAGGACTACCGAAAATAAATCAGATTTTTCGAGAGTGACAAGCAGAATCAACGAAACTCAACCAGATTTACTACTACCTACAACTGGCTGCCAAAGACTAATTACTAACTTCTCTAAATTACCTTTATTTCAAATATCTTTTTATAATACAATTGGGACCCTAGACACGAACGCTGATTCCAGAACGCTCGGTGTACAAACGTGGCGAAATGTTCATGGCCATCAACTCCTGGAACAACAACTTGGCAGCATACGGAATGTGAATTTGGTAGATGTTGGTTTTGTTCTTACACGACCGACACTCgaattggttcttcttcaagttggcGATAACCGACATCAATCCACAAATACCACACACGTGCACTCTGAAGGCATCCGATGCCTCCATCAAACGCTCCTTCAAGAATCCAGCTGCACCGTGCGCAATCATACAATCTCTCTCCATCTCTCCGAAACGCAAACCACCATCTCTGGATCTACCCTCGACTGGTTGTCTGGTCAACACTTGCACTGGACCTCTAGCTCTGGCGTGAATCTTGTCATCGACCATGTGTCTCAATCTCTGGTAGTATGTTGGACCAAAGAAGACTTGCGCCATCAACTTCTTACCGGTATGACCGTTGTACATAACTTCAAAACCACGCGATTGGTAGCCGTGCTCACGTAACAACTTGGAAACAGCCTCAGCAGTGACATCTGTGAAAGGAGAGGCATCACCCTCCAAACCAGACAAAGATGAGACCTTCGACAACAAACACTCAATCAAATGCGCGACCGTCATTCTCGATGGAATAGCATGGGGGTTAATAATTAAGTCGGGAACAATACCCTGTGCACTGAAAGGCATGTCCTCATGACGGTATGTGACACCAATAGTACCCTTTTGACCGTGTCTAGAGGCGAATTTATCACCGATTTGTGGCACTTTGGTAGTTCTCATTCTGACCTTGACGAACTTGGCTCCATCACCATTGGTTGTCAAAAgaacttggtcaacaatACCAGATTCTGTACTACGCAATGGCGTCGAGGCATCACGCTTTGTGTGGTATTGAGTACGTTGTCCCAATTCCTCGGTGTCTGGTGGAATTGGGGTGGTTTTACCGATAATGATATCTTCTCCACTTACTCTGACACCAGGTGCGATCAAACCGTCTTCGTCCAACTTTTCGTAAGTACCATGCTTCAAACGCAAGGTATCCGAACGTGTTGGCttttcaaaagtttcaAGAGCTTTCATTCCTTGtctcttctccaaatcAGAATAAGAACGGAAGAACAAAGAACGGAACAAACCACGATCAATGGAGGATTGATTCATAATCATAGAATCTTCTTGGTTGTAACCCGAGTAACAGGAAATAGCGACAACGGCATTTTGACCAGCCGGCAATTCTCTGAACTTCAAGTGTTCCATCGCACGAGTGGTGGCCAATGGCTTTTGAGGATAGTACAAAATGTTGGCCATTGTGTCCATTCTCACAGCATAGTTTGTCAAGAACACACCCATAGCTTGCTTACCCATAGCAGATTGATAAGTGTTACGTGGCGACTGGTTGTGATCTGGGAAAGGAATGATGGAAGCAGCCACACCAAGAATCATAGATGGATGGATCTCACAATGAGTGAATGTGTGTGTAGCAGAAGAGAATGTTGGCTTAATTCTTTTAGCTGGGTCAAGCTCCTCTTCGTGCAATTCTGCGATTTGAGATTCAGTCATGACAGTCTTGGAAGCCTCCAAGTCCTCTGGTGTCATGGCGATCATAATTGTCTCCTCCTCCTCTGCATCAACGTATTCCACAACACCGTCGTTAACCAAAGAAGACCAGTTGTAGTGACCCTCGTTCTCGTCATCGTCGTTGTATTCATCGTATTCGgagttcaacaatttgTGAACATGCTCCTTCTGCAACATCAAATCGCCCTTAGTCTCCGACTCGGGATCGTCGTCGACGATAAACAATGGACGGTACACACGGCCAGCGTCAGTGAAAATCTTGAATTCCTTCTCACGGATGTCTCTGATGATGGAAACCTCTGGAGAAATGTCACCCTTTCTACGCAAACGGCGCATTGTGTCAACCAATTGAGCAGGTTCACGATGAGTTCCAACCCACACACCGTTAACAAAGACTCTTGTGCAGTCAGGGGAGTTAGATGGGACGTAGTCTTCCAATGATTCCATACCCCATTCCTCCAAGAAATATAGGATAGGCTCGGAAGCGGTACCGACGGATATACAGGTCATGAGCGATAAGTTCTTCACCAAACCACACGCCTGACCTTCTGGGGTCTCGGCAGGACACACAAGCCCCCAGTGCGTGTTGTGTAATTGTCTAGGCTTGGCGATCTTACCATCACGACCAATAGGAGTGTTAGTACGACGCAAGTGAGATAAAGTAGAAGAGTAAGTGTATCTGTTCAACACTTGGGAGACACCGGCACGAGCACTCATTGCCTTACGTTGTTCACCCCAGTTACCGGTAGCCAAGGAATATCTCAAACCATCAGTGATAGTTTGAGACTTGACCGCAAGGGTAAGATTGAACTCTTTGTCATTCTCCACACACTTTTGCATGTAGTTGTAGATGTCACgggtcaatttcttgaaaagaataCGGAACAAGGAAGCCAACAAGGGACCAGCCAAGTCCAAACGCTTCTTTCCGAAATGATCTCTGTCATCGGGCTCTTTACGTTCTAAGGCACAAAGCAACAATCTGTTGACCATGTAacccaagaagaaggctttaCGCGACTCGAAACCGGCTTCTTGTGTGATGTTTGGCAATAATTCTTTCTGCAAGATATCCTTAGCGTATTGGATAcgtttttctcttctgATACCCAAGACACCTCTTCTACCGATGAAATCAAGGGCAACTTCACGGTCCTGAATCACGAAACCCTCTTCCACACAGGGCTTGAGCATTTCAAGCATTTGCCAATCGTTGGCGTCGTAACAGATGTGCTCCAAAATATCACCATCGGGGACTACACCGAGAGCTCTGAACACGATGACGATCGGAATATCTTCTTTGATGTACGGGAGAGTGGCTTTCAAAGTTCTTCCCAGGGAGCCCTTCTCGTCACGGCCGTAAAGTTTGATCTGCATCGAGGAGATCAACCGCGAGCCCTTCTCCAACGCAGAACGGATCTCTGCCACGTGAGAGATGGGCGATGGCgcagccttcttgaagactTGCACGATGTTGGCGGCCGAACGTTCCTGCGCAATAAGGACCTTCTCGGAACCGTTGATGACAAAGTAGCCACCCATATCGTAGGGACactccttcaactcgtAGAACTCGTGCTCGCCGAGATCACGCAACATACAGAATTTCGAGCGCAACATGATGGGCACTTTACCCAAAAACACCTTTGTCTGGGCATCCTCGCCGTCTACACGCTGCTCGATCCACTCCAACTCGTTGCCCTTCCGAACACGGTCATCGGAgacaaacttcttcttggtcatATCTACATACAAGGGCGACGAATAGGTCAAGTTTCTCAAGCGGGCCTCCTGCGGGAACATCGGGTGCGTGGTACCATCGCCCTCTGTCTGGGTGGGCTTGGAGATGTAGATCTTACCAAAGGTGATCTCAAACCGCTTGTTCTCGTACTGGTCCTCGGAGGTGTGCTGGGCCGGCTGGTCCAAGATCAAGTGCAGGTCCTCCCACACGAGTTCCTGGATGGTCGACTCGATGAACTCGTCGAAGGAGTCGAGCTGTTGGGACACCAACCCTTTCTCGTGGAAAAACGCCAGGATGACGGTCCAGCAGTCCTCGGGCGTGATGCTGCCTGCATCGTCGTCGTACAGGTAGGGGTCGTCATGCTGGGGCTGGGACATGACGCGCAGAACCACAGATGAGGCGATATGTTGGTGGTAGGTGGGTGGTGGGTGGAGGGAATATTTTTGCGCGGAGGGTCGGGGGGTGTGTGTGGGAGTTGGAAAAAATGGGGTGCGAGGTGAGAAGTGGGAGGTGTGGAGTGAGGTGGTGGGAATTGGTGGGCGTTTGTGTGGGAAATAATGggattatttttttttgatttgtttgtttttttgtttgttgttgtttgtggCGGTCGAGCGTGGTGTGTTGGTGAAGGCTGTAGAGGTGTGTGATAGAAGAGAGGGTGTGGGTATGTATAGTGTCGCTTCGTGGAGATTAATAAATAATGCTGGAAGCGAAGAGaaatttattttgtttAGTTTTTCTcacaattttgtttttgtggaaTGGTGTCATTGCgagtggctgcaaacaGATTACAACTGCAGTTTATCACACATTGACATTCATGAAGACACTACTACAAAATTCAGAAACTGaaaaatccacaaaaagagagaaatcaattttaaaagttttgaagaattctcATTATTCAATAATTTAGAGATTTCCTGTCTCCACCTAAACGATACTTCACTAGCTTATTACCTCTAACTTCCATACTAGCATCCAGATACAACCCACACAGATCCAAAACACAGcagagaaaaacaaatctgTAAAAAACTCAATCGCCGAAATTTACCAATTCtcctctccaatttctcaaaccCAAATCCCCACATCTACCCTCACCCATTTCTTCCCACCTACTACACCTCTCTGCACACTAAAATTTTCACCAACCAACCTCCACACTTCTTCCACCATGAACTCTTTGGGTGTGTTTCGTAGAGGCCCGTTCGCCACCTTCGCCCGTCTGGCCCACCACAAGGTCTCCAGCAGCCAGTACCCCAAGGTGAACGTCAACGACGTGGTTCTTGACAAGCCTCGGTTTGGTTTCAGAAAGGAAAGAGCTCCGCTTCTTTCGGCAGACGTCAAGGAGATTTTCTCCCAGGAGGCTATCAAGCAAAAGTACATCGACGCCGGCAAGCCCGTTCCAATCAAATACCGTGTAGATGGAGACAAGATCGCCAGAAGAAACTTCGACAGTTACCAGGACCTGGTCGCACAGGGTCTTCCCCATTTCCGCGTGGGAGAGAAGGAGGTCTACCTTCCCAAGGCCACCATCACGTTGTTGAGACCCAAGGCCAAGTATACTCCCTACCAAGCCAGTTTCATTGTGCCCCGTaacttcaacaagatggACTTGAGAGACTACTTGTGGCATGTGTACGGGTTGCGTGCGTTGAACGTCACCGTGCAACTTTCGCCTGCTACTTATGCGCGCCGCACAGAGGATAACCACCGTTACCGTAGATCCCAGGTCAAGTACATGACCATCGACATGGAGGAGCCATTTGTGTGGCCCGAGATCCCAGAGGAGAGTGTGCTAAAAAGTATAAAGGAGCGTGAGGGTGACACCAGATTGCAGATATTCAACCTGGCTGTCGGTGCCGATAAGGAGAAACCCACCGGTGCCTACGATGGTTTGATGGACAAGCCTAGATTGCCTGACATCTTTGTGTCCaaggccaacaagaaactgatgaaattgaagagctcTCGTACCATCGCCAAGGAGGACAAGCAGAGGGAGAGAGATGAGATTgccaagtacttgaactTGTAGGGTGGTGGCCCCCATTGTATATAATTGATCAATACCACGTATTTAGATGTCACACGCCAACGtttcttgagttttttcCGActaaatttttttctttggtgaAGCTATGTACTTATATTTTGATAAAAGTTCAGAAACTCTAATTTGATATTTGCGGATAACAACTACTTTAGAAAGCAACAATTCGAAATCCAAACCTGGtgacaaaaagaacagacATATAAAGGAAGGGAGTCACGGGCTAGAAACAGATACTCGAATCTCATAGAATAAAAAAAGGATGAAACATAACCAGCTGCTCACCAAATCTTGAACCGGCTTCCAGACGAAGAGGAGGCAGATTCTTTCCCAACGACAGGAGCAATGGCAGGTCTCTGTTTCACGCCGGGACTGCTTTCCTTATTTCCCGGTTTGTCGACCACCGCGTACTCCGCAAAGTCTCTGTCAGACAACAGGGACGCAGAGCCAGAAGCTCTCAAAGAGGAGTCCTTCTGGTCTGGCGACAGTTCTTTTGTGGGAAAAA
Above is a genomic segment from Australozyma saopauloensis chromosome 4, complete sequence containing:
- a CDS encoding DNA-directed RNA polymerase II subunit RPB2, which gives rise to MSQPQHDDPYLYDDDAGSITPEDCWTVILAFFHEKGLVSQQLDSFDEFIESTIQELVWEDLHLILDQPAQHTSEDQYENKRFEITFGKIYISKPTQTEGDGTTHPMFPQEARLRNLTYSSPLYVDMTKKKFVSDDRVRKGNELEWIEQRVDGEDAQTKVFLGKVPIMLRSKFCMLRDLGEHEFYELKECPYDMGGYFVINGSEKVLIAQERSAANIVQVFKKAAPSPISHVAEIRSALEKGSRLISSMQIKLYGRDEKGSLGRTLKATLPYIKEDIPIVIVFRALGVVPDGDILEHICYDANDWQMLEMLKPCVEEGFVIQDREVALDFIGRRGVLGIRREKRIQYAKDILQKELLPNITQEAGFESRKAFFLGYMVNRLLLCALERKEPDDRDHFGKKRLDLAGPLLASLFRILFKKLTRDIYNYMQKCVENDKEFNLTLAVKSQTITDGLRYSLATGNWGEQRKAMSARAGVSQVLNRYTYSSTLSHLRRTNTPIGRDGKIAKPRQLHNTHWGLVCPAETPEGQACGLVKNLSLMTCISVGTASEPILYFLEEWGMESLEDYVPSNSPDCTRVFVNGVWVGTHREPAQLVDTMRRLRRKGDISPEVSIIRDIREKEFKIFTDAGRVYRPLFIVDDDPESETKGDLMLQKEHVHKLLNSEYDEYNDDDENEGHYNWSSLVNDGVVEYVDAEEEETIMIAMTPEDLEASKTVMTESQIAELHEEELDPAKRIKPTFSSATHTFTHCEIHPSMILGVAASIIPFPDHNQSPRNTYQSAMGKQAMGVFLTNYAVRMDTMANILYYPQKPLATTRAMEHLKFRELPAGQNAVVAISCYSGYNQEDSMIMNQSSIDRGLFRSLFFRSYSDLEKRQGMKALETFEKPTRSDTLRLKHGTYEKLDEDGLIAPGVRVSGEDIIIGKTTPIPPDTEELGQRTQYHTKRDASTPLRSTESGIVDQVLLTTNGDGAKFVKVRMRTTKVPQIGDKFASRHGQKGTIGVTYRHEDMPFSAQGIVPDLIINPHAIPSRMTVAHLIECLLSKVSSLSGLEGDASPFTDVTAEAVSKLLREHGYQSRGFEVMYNGHTGKKLMAQVFFGPTYYQRLRHMVDDKIHARARGPVQVLTRQPVEGRSRDGGLRFGEMERDCMIAHGAAGFLKERLMEASDAFRVHVCGICGLMSVIANLKKNQFECRSCKNKTNIYQIHIPYAAKLLFQELMAMNISPRLYTERSGISVRV